GTTCAACTCTCCCTCGGGTCAAGCAGCACTGTCTgtaggggagggaggagggagagggacggATGCTCTCCTGTGATGACGTGTAGCTGCACCAGTGCGGAGCTCGACAGAAGAAACCGGCTCTGGCCAATTTGAACTCAAGCGCCCTCCAGCCGAGTGTTGATGAAACCGGAGCTGAGGGGCCGGCGAGGAGGCAGTGATTCCTCGTCACGTCTTTAGTCTTACTCTTCGTCTGCATTCTTCAACATGAGGATGGAGTTGTAGATCTTCAGGGCGGGTCCTAATTTGATGGACAGGATCTTGACGATGTCCCCTTGGGTGAGCAGCAGGAAGGCCTCGCCGTCTATTTGCTAAACAGAAAGCAGGACACATTTGCTCTGTGTTACTGTGGTTGGACCGACtaaaacagattatttttcttttaactgaACTTGATCCATGTAGAGTTCTGCAGGGGTGAATTAATCGAGGAAGTTAGCATCACACTCGTCACCTCAAGAAGAAAACCATGGGATTTTACACTGGATTATTCTAGAAATTAAAGTCAAATGTTCACAATTCTTCCACcacatttgtgatttttttaaGCTTTACTGACATCGGCAGAAGTAAAGAGCCAACTACACCACGGTTGCACGAGTGCGAGGAAACGCATTGACGCTATGAAGGCGGACTAGTTGGGGTGATAACGTTTTGGGAGTCTCAAACAAACTGGTTTTGGGCTCCACCAAATCCAGAGAGGTGTCAAGACTTAAGACTAGTTTCTAAACGCTTCACTGTCTTCCCCAGCTACTTGCTAACTGTGTCTGtgagttttatatatatataatttttttccccccacagacTACAGAGTTGGCAGTAATACATAGACATAGAATTTAAGTCAACGCCAATGCATTGATTTGTTGACTCATGGATAACATGTCACGCttacaaaaccaaaacaattttaaaatattttacaactTACAAGATTCATCAtgcattcaaaaaataatcttaCAACATTTTCAATTGAACTAATCATAATTTGAATCTCGAGTGGTGCGAGTTTGTCGACGTCTAAATAGGAATGAAGTGCTTACCTCGGTTTTAAACGTAGCAGCGTGTTCTTTACATCCTGGAAGGCCTTTGACAAAAGTGGCCACCTGGTGAGAAAATACAACAACTTACAGCTAGAAGCAACAGACGGGCTGTCGAGCACAAGATGTTTAATCTACAAATAAAAGTGGTCTCGTGTACGCCTTCATTAAAACAGCAGGCAGAAAGAGAAGCTCTCCTTGAACATTCATGCACAGTTGATGTGTGTCTCCATGTTGGAGGCGTTTCATGTGCTGGCGCGGTGTGAGCGCGTAAGCATGTCTGACCTCCTCTGCGCTCCAAGTGGCCACTCGCTTGGCAGTCAGCCCCAGGACCTCAGGCAGCAGCTGGCAATGTTTGTCCCAGCAGAGAGACacccggtgggggggggaggcggagagGCCAGGGGAAAACACGGACTCGTGGAGGGCCTGCTGGAGGGAGATGGCGTCTGGAGAGGctggggagaggggagggaacgCTGGCAGTCAGTGGGAGTGAGGTGAGGATTTATGTGCTTCGTCGTGTGGCttctacacacacgcacctttGCCATCGTCAATCTCCTCTTTGACGTAGTGCATTTTCAGGTATTTGGGAACTGGAGCGGTCCTGGAGAGACAGACACGTTAGAAGTCCCTCTTTCATACAGGAGGACAACTTCTGCAATGAACTGCAGCAGCCCAGCTGGGCGCGATGCTTTCAGACTGTACCGTTTAGGCCTCGTCCCGTTGTGACACTGCTCACTGGCTCCGCCCGGTGGCTCGGGCTGAGTGTTACGTGCTAAACGCTCAGCCTCCACTGTCAACGGTTTCCTAGCAACACAGACAATCCGCTTAGATACAAAGTAATGGACAGAGGTGCAAGAGAAACAGAGAAGGGTGTGCTGGTGACTTTAAGATATAAAATATGGAAGTTGTGGACGGACTcattgttcaaaacaaaccgtAGAAAGAGAATGTGAAGAGGTCAGATAACATGTTGTCGTTTAACATCAAGCCCCAGCCTGTCCTGACACTAACGCGGGTGAATTAGCCGTGCGGTGGTATTGGCCTGATCGGGGCAGACGGCCACCGTCATTGTAACCATCTTTTTTTGTGGAGATATTATAAGATCTGCTGGTTTTCTCTTGCTAGTCATATTATTCAGAAGAAGAGAGGTTCTTTATCATCCTGCTCGCAAACGTACATGACCTTGTGCGTCTTAGCAACTGGCTTTGTGCAGAGGAGTCAGAAAATGTAAAGTGGAGGTTAAACGTTCATGTTGTCATTGTGTAATTGCTCAACCTGCAtcactgagtttttttttttcttacactgAGATCCAAAGGAAGTCCACAGTCTCTACAGAGTGAAAAGTCCTTTTTTGAGCTAGACCACTTTACCTCACTCTTAACAGGGACCTTTGCTACTGAACATATGCTGCTGCCTGATAAAAGACAAAGTTTCCTTATGTTACCTgttcagaaacaaaaagaaaactgaaaacattactttaaaataaaagcgtgcAATCTTTGCTCAGCACTAGTAAAAAACGTAAAATACTGTTCGGACCTAGAACTAGAGATCAAATGCCGCCCTCTATTTGTTTGGAGCGTCTGTCCAGACATTACACAGTTGTTGAGTGACAGCCACACACCTGCTGTGAGAGTCTTCAGCTCCTTCCGCCTGCTCTGGCGCTGAGGTGGTCGGTGTTGCGGTGTTGGTACTAGGGTCGGGGCGGCGCCCGCGTGGATGAGGTCCACTGAGGGCGAGGGGCCGTTCTCCACTGAGGCGGTCTGGCAGCAAGCCCTCCTTGTTCAGATTGGTCTCCGAATAGGGACAGCTCACTTGACTGCACACACGAAAGACACGGAAACTTTACCGAGGCCTACAACTCACCGCTGCATTGTACATTTGATGCTCTGCAATTTAGCAGGTTACAACAAATTGGAATACAAAAACCGCAAGAAATCATCTACGAGACTCAAAACTCCCACACAAGCAACACGTCACACTGGACAGACCCACACAAGTATAATTGACCTTTAAGAACACAGAGACTTTTTATTCTCCTCGTGTACATATACGGTAACCAAATATTGTTCAAGTGAGACTTAGCTATCCATGTGTCAGACACAGcataatatataaattataataaataaaaataaagttcacAGAAAATGAATTAAGAATATGTAAGatattaaaatgaaagaatacaaaataaattcaatACAAAGAAAGCCACACAAGATCAAGATTGAAAAACAATTGGGACCACAAAAAACTAACGTGTAGTGGGTCCCGTAGCGAGGACCTCTGATGTGGCCGACCCCGTTGCATCCTCGGGTAGGACAACCTTGACCCGGGGCAGTCACTAAATCACTGGAACCTGAAAtatacataaaacacacacaggagggtTCTTAAAACTATGCAAATATTTGCATTAAGACCATTAATGATTGATATAAATTTCTGCAAGTTAACTGTCAATTTACAGTCAACAATTTGGAACGTTCTCCTAACAAACCTTGACTGACCTCTCTGAATATCGGGCAGGACAGCCAGgaagagtgtgtgagtgtgtctcaccGTTAGGGTATTGTAGCGGGTGTCCTGTTTTCTGACACCAGCCTACAGGGTGCAAATCCGGGTAGTCGGTCTCCACCCAATAGTCATATTCTGAGCTCCAGCCATCAAAATGAATCTAGGTGAAAATGGTGAAAGTTAGACGGAAGCAGCACCCGGAACATGTTTAATTACATCCAGAGAAGGAGACCCGATGTACCTTCAGTCGGTGGTCCTCTGTGTCCGCTATTGTTGCAACACGGATGAGCATGGGGTTTCTCTTATCCACAGCTTCCACTTTCATCCCGATCTGGAAGCCATGTGGAGGtcgctgcaaacacacagcgcAACAACGATCACATAAATAGACCTACATCTCCTGTCATACATAttataaatctgtgtgtgtgtgtgtgtgtgtaagagattCATACTGGTTTAAAAGCACGAGCAGGAGCCGCCTGTGTGCCTGTTTCCTCCAGGTATTTCTCCCACGAGAAGCTCTTGGGTTGCTTGTATTCTGAGGAGAGGGAATCAGATCTATTAGTTCAAGTCTTTTGTCACATGCTGTGTGGATCAAAAGATCATAACATTCCTGAGATCCACAGGAACTGACAGCAGCATGCGTTTCaccattattatatatttaattggCTTAGGTTATCTCATTAACAACAGTTAATTTGTCATTACAATTTGTCATTAATTTCTTACAGTATTTGAGAGGTATGACAAATGTGTAAAACACTTTTTAAGAAAATACCAGGTAAACAATAATTTCATCAGCAGAAACTACATTTTTATGCGCATTGATTTTTGATAATATTAGATTCTGCGTTCTCTAAAGTATAATAAAATAGTGTATACTGACCCACGTGTGTCTTGGTCTGTGTCTTACCAGCTGGAGTAGTCAGAGTAAGCTCAGCATCTTCACAGTATCCCACAGGATGGATGTACGGGCTGCTAGCGTCACACCTTGACAAAGACAACTACTGGTAAACAAGCACACAATAACAACCTTTACACTAAATCTCTGCAGATCATAACTCGTTATGAATATTTGTCTTTCTTCCAGACCTTGtgttacatttttcaaaagtacCAAGACCCTGTCAAATTCTTTCCATAATTAAAGTTCATAGGCACTTTCTTGATGTTGTAAACAGATTGACCTCTGGAAGCAGTGGGTTAATCTGTCATAACCTTCAGTCTTAAACCAGGCTCTTACCAATAATCATATGTATCATCCCAGTTGTCAAAATGAATGAGCAGCCGGTtgtcaacaacagcagcaatggTTGCGACACAGACCAAAGACGGGTTCTTTCTATCAATCGCCTCCAGCTTCATCCCAGCTCGAAACCCAGACGGAGTCACCGACTGAAatagaacaaaataaaacaaatacaaaccctTAATCTAGGTACATAGATACTGGCTTTAGTGTATACCGGTTTGGAGTGCTTAATACTTACTGTGTTGAGACTCTTGAAAAGGTGTTTTGGGGCCAGCTGACCCCTACAGTTCTTCACGTACATGCTCCAATTAAACTCTCCATCCTTACAACCTACAAAACAAGCACACTTAGAAGGTGTGTTCATAAAAGCACGGATAGATGTcagtttgtgcgtgcgtgtgtgtgtgtgggacactacCTTTAGGTAACAATAACTTGTGCCCATTCTTCTCGCACCAGCCGGCAGGTTTCATATCCCAAGAGTCTGCGTTGGCCCAGAAGTCGTAGCATTCTGGGTAACCATCAAAGTGGAGCCTCACCCTATAGCCTTGTATCTAAGAGAAAAAGGGACAGTCAAATACTAGTCTCTAGACCAGCCACACACAACTATTAGCACACGTACCTCTGCAACAGATAGAACACAGAACAGGGAGGGGTGCGACGGGTCCAGCCCCTCCAGCTTCATTCCCACTTTAAAACTGTTCCTGCTTTGAGGAAGTGACTGGTGCTGCAAGACAAATGAGCACAGTCTGAGACCTAATACACAAGACCATCTTCTTATACTTTTTGTATAAGCAGCTCTGAGGTGGGTCAGCATAAATGGAGGAGGGGGTGTGTGTATACCTCTTTGAATAGTTTAGCAGGAGCAGCGATGGCCTTTTCCTCCTCTAAATAAGAAGGCCAGCTCCACGCCCGTTTCTTATTGGCTGGGCCGGTCACTGAGGGTTGGAAACATTACTATTACGGACAGTGGCTGGTGCATGAGGACCATCATCACATTCAGGAAAAGCAAACACAGCTCCTCCACAGTTTTAATTGAATCCAGTACAATAAAgataatttactttttaaatgcatacataacatttgaaaataaaaatgaatacatcaGAGGACAATCTTCAAGTGGTTTAATTAAATTGTGTTGTATATTGTGAGCATGTTAATGCCTTGAAATGAGTTAACCGTGTCAATCATTTGAAGATTTGGAAACAAGGCAGGAAAtatctccctccatccttcccctCTACAGTGGCAAAAGCGTAACCTTACCCAGTTTGGCAATTttggctcctctcctccctttggcAGTCTTGGCCTTTTCCTATGAAAGGTTAagtaaaataattcaaaatcaGGCCATACAAGCCATACTTTATCCTTTCTCAACCTAAATATGAAAAGATCCAATTATAAGTTGTAATTTGATACTTTGTGGCAAGATCTATCAAAGAAAGACATCCGTGAACACTTGGCTGGCCTGGACGCTTTGAAAGAGAACTAAATATATGCTCCCTACCTCTGGTTCCTCTTGGttgtcttcctcttcatccccaGAATCCATATACATCTTCCTCTTTTTGCGCACACGTTTACCCAGCCTTTCACCATCAGCTGCTTGACTCTCCCTTGCTTCTCCCGGGGACGATCTGCCGCTGGAGGGCTGAGCACAAACGGAGCTACAGAACTTGCCCTGGAAGAAGGCACCCGGGGGGACACGGCCATCACAGGCCCGGCACCTTGACAGCTCCCCATTTTGAGCCGCGTCTGCGTTAGAGCCTACCTCTACACTGGGGCCGACCTCCACACTGGGGCCCTCCACACTAGGTCCCTCTTCTAAAGACAGAAGCACGGGACCAGGAACTAGAGGACAAAGTAGAGAGGAGGGCTGAAAATGACGTCTGGagcatcaaaagtaaacactGCCGTCCTTTACAATAAAAGTGTGTACGATTTACAAATGTGCTGTCATACCTTTACTTTGAGATGATCCTGGCTGACTCTGAttggctggagctggagctgtgGCTTTGCTAGTCTGTGATTGTCCCTCTGGTGGAGGTGTAGGAGTGTGAGACTGTGCTGGGTCCAACGTCTCAGGCTCGGCCTTCTGTCCTTTGGCCTCTAGGTCTGTGACGATTTCCAGAGTCCCGAACTCTGTCATGCGAAACTGAAAGACACAAGTCAGGAGACAGAAATGGTCATTACTGTGTGCCACAGGAAATTGTTACTCCTAATTAATCTTGTGTCATGAAGAATGCAGTTAGCAGCTTATACATTAGTATAAgtcacattcattttcttttttcatctttctttttttttttaagttgaacacaacagaaaaccttGCTCTTTCAAATCTGTGCGTGAACAGAGACGTGTGGACAAACATTTCCACAATCAGAAATGATAATTAACATGAACGAATCTCCTTTTGTACCCTGATGTCACTTCCCGGCAGCGTGGCAATACCGTCCTTCCAGTCCAGAGCCCCCATCATATCGAACTCAGCGCCCTGGGAGGGGCCGTCCCTTGGAGGAGTGTCGGTCATTCCAACTCCTATGATATCCCCAACCTGCATGGAAACAATGACAGTCActttaaagacacaaaaacCTTACAGAGGAGAATATGTAAAGGCGGATgcaaattaaaatgttcaggCTACATCTCTAATTTAAATTATGACATTGTTCTCTGTCTATTGTGCTGACTATGCTTGATTATTACAGTGAAACTtccccctcccaaccccccatATATGGTTTTGCCTACAACGTGGTCCCAACGACAAACGCCGTCTACTCGCACTTGTAAACAACATTACCGAACTCCGCCGCTAGATGGCGACCGTGTGCTGGCTCGCAGCATACACCATGCACTTCGATTTCAGACAAAACAGTCAATAATAATACTGTTTTGCTGGTCATCTAACGGGCGTATACGTGCACAAACGGTCCCAACGGGATGAACCGTCATCGGGACCATTGACAAACACGAGGAAAGACGCCTCAACTTGAAGTTAACCACACAAGTTTATATTTTCCTTGTTTTAACAGTATCTCCTAAAACCGGCGTTTTGCCTTGCCATAAACGCGTGAGAGGGCCATTCGATCATCCGTTTCATAGAGAACACGGTTTCCTGAACTCACTGGCCGAACTTAAAAGCGTTTTAATCCGACGAATATTACGATATAACGTTTTAGTCTTGACGCATGTTCAACACGGAATAAAGGGGGATGGATTTTCCGTTTGCATGGTGGCCGTAACCACGCGAGAAGTAAACAGCAGCCCGGGCTCATGGATGTGGATTTAGTTTGACTTTGCACGCGATATGTCAATTTTATTCTAGCCATAAATAAAGTGCACGTAGGAGCGCCCATGATTAGCATTCGTCTTATACAAAATGGCGGAGCCTAGGAAGAGGCCACCAACACGTTTAAACTATTTAAATTACTCAAGTTACCCATTTAAACAAATCATGCGACGGCGCTAGACGTCGAACAGGGCCACACGCTTGCGGTGTAATTTCCCGACTTTGTGTTTTCCGTCACTCGAGTTATTTTCTTCACTTTCCCCTTGTCACGGAATGTCAGCCCGGGTTGCTAGCTAGCGCTGACAGGGAGCTAACCGCCAGCTAGCTCCACTCCGTTCAACTGAGCCGAGGTTCTGCTAAAGGGGGGCTAGCCGTAGCATTGCGACTGGATGCAGCCAGCTAAGGACAATCTGTAATAAATAAGTTTCCCGGTTAATAACAATAGGAAAACGCATTTGACAAGACCCCAATATTTCGCACAGTTCCCCCAAAACACTTACACTCGCGGCGCGCTGTTGTTACCGGCTTCAACAATGTTGCTTGATTAATTTCTTCAATAGAAACTTGAAAAAAACCCGATTTATTTTCGCCGTTTTAAATCAGAGTGGAAATAATTTAAACGGGCGATAATTAGCCAGGCGACGGCCGCTTTTCCCCCCCAAATTGTGCCCCTGTTAACGGCAATAAATGAGTATTAACGGCCGTATTGTTTAGAAATGTGGAACTCACCTCGTTTCTGTTTTAACTCTTATTTAGAGCTGGATGAAGGGATGCGCATGCGTGAAAGATGCGCTGCCTGACAACTTTGGGTCTCGGAAAAGTTCGGTTTACTATCGGCGGTCAATACCCGGCCCGTTTACACTCATAAGTCCGCTCGGTGCCGACGGGGCGAAGTGGCACCGACAGACCGGAGCTCGCGTCCCCGGTTCGCTCACAAGTATTTGTTTATTCTGAGCACCGGGGGAGCGCAGCGGGCCCGCAGTGTGTTTCTCCTGTGACCGTTGAGGAGCGGTTGGTTCCCCTTGTTGACCAACGGGCggtttttctcccccccaatAAAAAGCAACGTTAAACCCCGCACTCCCCTCCCGACTGATCAATTACTCAACTGCGTGTCACATTTCGACGCGATTATCAGTTTGTACGCGCAGTTGCTAACTGTGGGATTAAATAACTCAGGCCTGTAAAATCATccgaaaagaaaggaaaaagaaccCTAACCCGAAACACGCCGCTGCGGGACTGATTTCGGCATTAAAATAAACCCTCTTCACGTCTGCAGGTTTGTGCGAGTGCGATCTTGACAGAACGGCGAACGTTGAATGAAGTCGGACAGGACGGTCGAGTTTAGCCCAATCAAACCTGCACGAAACACTCCGTTTAAAAACGCTTCTTTCGCACTTTTGAAGGAAATTCAACATCCGAGCTGCCAGTGTATCGGACTGCATGCAGTCACCTCCGCTGGCATCCGTGGATGTGTGTGCTTTGTGGCTTTATTGTGACAGCTGATTGCACGTAACAGCTACCAGGGTGCGCGTATTCATTCCTGGTGTTTTCAGATCGATATGAAGTACATGCCGAGTTGCCAATAGTCCAAACACTCGTGTTGAACCGCATCATCTCAAGCTGTTTTACTGTATTCAATCCCTCCCACGTAGGGGCGGTTATGGTTTCTCCGGTATAATAAAGCTACTGATTTATATTTTGTGTCATCCGTTTCCGTTCACTTTTGATTAAATGTCTCCACGCTAATCGCCGTCGCATCCGTGGGCGCGCGTCCAGCAGCTAACGCTAACAGGTCCACAAGAGAAGTATTTATTTCAGTCAACAAAGGCCCGAGACGAGGTGAGACGAGTCCAGTTGGACGGcgcgcagcggcggcggcgcgccGTCCCACGTCTCACCGCCAGGTGGCACAAtgagtccacccccccccctcccaaaaaaaaaagaaaaaagaaagagggttTTAACCGGCTCGCACATCGTTCTGCAGCCTACAATTTGTTCTCATGTATTTTCTTCAAACATAACAGGTACGAACCATGAGATGGCATTCAAAGGCAAAGTGGTCGACTCGAAGGTGAGGGGACATTTTTAACAATAAGCCCTGCGGGGAACCGTCCGCCCGTCGCGGTCGACCGATTATGCAAATCACGTGtgattaaataataaagagACTGTGCCGGAGACTGTGTGAACGTGCCGGGTCTGTTTTTAGCCGGCGTGGTATACAGATGATAATCCGCAGCCTTTGCACGTAGGACTGCTGACTGGATTTGGGTCGCTGTTCACGCGGATGCGGTACATTGTGATAATATTCGGGTTTCTGTCCCGCAGACCGTCCTCTCCAACCTGCTGCTGTGTCTGCTGATATTTTACGCTCTTTTCTACATGATTGGGAGCGTGTGCTTCGGTGCCTTCAGGTGAGAATGTCCCTAACGCGCATGCGCACGGGCGGTATGCGTTTTACTGGCTTTGTGCACGAAAATTTCAC
This genomic stretch from Gasterosteus aculeatus chromosome 20, fGasAcu3.hap1.1, whole genome shotgun sequence harbors:
- the l3mbtl1b gene encoding lethal(3)malignant brain tumor-like protein 4 isoform X4, whose translation is MTDTPPRDGPSQGAEFDMMGALDWKDGIATLPGSDIRFRMTEFGTLEIVTDLEAKGQKAEPETLDPAQSHTPTPPPEGQSQTSKATAPAPANQSQPGSSQSKVPGPVLLSLEEGPSVEGPSVEVGPSVEVGSNADAAQNGELSRCRACDGRVPPGAFFQGKFCSSVCAQPSSGRSSPGEARESQAADGERLGKRVRKKRKMYMDSGDEEEDNQEEPEEKAKTAKGRRGAKIAKLVTGPANKKRAWSWPSYLEEEKAIAAPAKLFKEHQSLPQSRNSFKVGMKLEGLDPSHPSLFCVLSVAEIQGYRVRLHFDGYPECYDFWANADSWDMKPAGWCEKNGHKLLLPKGCKDGEFNWSMYVKNCRGQLAPKHLFKSLNTSVTPSGFRAGMKLEAIDRKNPSLVCVATIAAVVDNRLLIHFDNWDDTYDYWCDASSPYIHPVGYCEDAELTLTTPAGKTQTKTHVEYKQPKSFSWEKYLEETGTQAAPARAFKPRPPHGFQIGMKVEAVDKRNPMLIRVATIADTEDHRLKIHFDGWSSEYDYWVETDYPDLHPVGWCQKTGHPLQYPNGSSDLVTAPGQGCPTRGCNGVGHIRGPRYGTHYTQVSCPYSETNLNKEGLLPDRLSGERPLALSGPHPRGRRPDPSTNTATPTTSAPEQAEGAEDSHSRKPLTVEAERLARNTQPEPPGGASEQCHNGTRPKRTAPVPKYLKMHYVKEEIDDGKASPDAISLQQALHESVFSPGLSASPPHRVSLCWDKHCQLLPEVLGLTAKRVATWSAEEVATFVKGLPGCKEHAATFKTEQIDGEAFLLLTQGDIVKILSIKLGPALKIYNSILMLKNADEE
- the l3mbtl1b gene encoding lethal(3)malignant brain tumor-like protein 4 isoform X6, which encodes MTDTPPRDGPSQGAEFDMMGALDWKDGIATLPGSDIRFRMTEFGTLEIVTDLEAKGQKAEPETLDPAQSHTPTPPPEGQSQTSKATAPAPANQSQPGSSQSKEEGPSVEGPSVEVGPSVEVGSNADAAQNGELSRCRACDGRVPPGAFFQGKFCSSVCAQPSSGRSSPGEARESQAADGERLGKRVRKKRKMYMDSGDEEEDNQEEPEEKAKTAKGRRGAKIAKLVTGPANKKRAWSWPSYLEEEKAIAAPAKLFKEHQSLPQSRNSFKVGMKLEGLDPSHPSLFCVLSVAEIQGYRVRLHFDGYPECYDFWANADSWDMKPAGWCEKNGHKLLLPKGCKDGEFNWSMYVKNCRGQLAPKHLFKSLNTSVTPSGFRAGMKLEAIDRKNPSLVCVATIAAVVDNRLLIHFDNWDDTYDYWCDASSPYIHPVGYCEDAELTLTTPAGKTQTKTHVEYKQPKSFSWEKYLEETGTQAAPARAFKPRPPHGFQIGMKVEAVDKRNPMLIRVATIADTEDHRLKIHFDGWSSEYDYWVETDYPDLHPVGWCQKTGHPLQYPNGSSDLVTAPGQGCPTRGCNGVGHIRGPRYGTHYTQVSCPYSETNLNKEGLLPDRLSGERPLALSGPHPRGRRPDPSTNTATPTTSAPEQAEGAEDSHSRKPLTVEAERLARNTQPEPPGGASEQCHNGTRPKRTAPVPKYLKMHYVKEEIDDGKASPDAISLQQALHESVFSPGLSASPPHRVSLCWDKHCQLLPEVLGLTAKRVATWSAEEVATFVKGLPGCKEHAATFKTEQIDGEAFLLLTQGDIVKILSIKLGPALKIYNSILMLKNADEE
- the l3mbtl1b gene encoding lethal(3)malignant brain tumor-like protein 4 isoform X2 → MEMLVAEPVSPNPQVGDIIGVGMTDTPPRDGPSQGAEFDMMGALDWKDGIATLPGSDIRFRMTEFGTLEIVTDLEAKGQKAEPETLDPAQSHTPTPPPEGQSQTSKATAPAPANQSQPGSSQSKEEGPSVEGPSVEVGPSVEVGSNADAAQNGELSRCRACDGRVPPGAFFQGKFCSSVCAQPSSGRSSPGEARESQAADGERLGKRVRKKRKMYMDSGDEEEDNQEEPEEKAKTAKGRRGAKIAKLVTGPANKKRAWSWPSYLEEEKAIAAPAKLFKEHQSLPQSRNSFKVGMKLEGLDPSHPSLFCVLSVAEIQGYRVRLHFDGYPECYDFWANADSWDMKPAGWCEKNGHKLLLPKGCKDGEFNWSMYVKNCRGQLAPKHLFKSLNTSVTPSGFRAGMKLEAIDRKNPSLVCVATIAAVVDNRLLIHFDNWDDTYDYWCDASSPYIHPVGYCEDAELTLTTPAGKTQTKTHVEYKQPKSFSWEKYLEETGTQAAPARAFKPRPPHGFQIGMKVEAVDKRNPMLIRVATIADTEDHRLKIHFDGWSSEYDYWVETDYPDLHPVGWCQKTGHPLQYPNGSSDLVTAPGQGCPTRGCNGVGHIRGPRYGTHYTQVSCPYSETNLNKEGLLPDRLSGERPLALSGPHPRGRRPDPSTNTATPTTSAPEQAEGAEDSHSRKPLTVEAERLARNTQPEPPGGASEQCHNGTRPKRTAPVPKYLKMHYVKEEIDDGKASPDAISLQQALHESVFSPGLSASPPHRVSLCWDKHCQLLPEVLGLTAKRVATWSAEEVATFVKGLPGCKEHAATFKTEQIDGEAFLLLTQGDIVKILSIKLGPALKIYNSILMLKNADEE
- the l3mbtl1b gene encoding lethal(3)malignant brain tumor-like protein 4 isoform X11: MTDTPPRDGPSQGAEFDMMGALDWKDGIATLPGSDIRFRMTEFGTLEIVTDLEAKGQKAEPETLDPAQSHTPTPPPEGQSQTSKATAPAPANQSQPGSSQSKVPGPVLLSLEEGPSVEGPSVEVGPSVEPSSGRSSPGEARESQAADGERLGKRVRKKRKMYMDSGDEEEDNQEEPEEKAKTAKGRRGAKIAKLVTGPANKKRAWSWPSYLEEEKAIAAPAKLFKEHQSLPQSRNSFKVGMKLEGLDPSHPSLFCVLSVAEIQGYRVRLHFDGYPECYDFWANADSWDMKPAGWCEKNGHKLLLPKGCKDGEFNWSMYVKNCRGQLAPKHLFKSLNTSVTPSGFRAGMKLEAIDRKNPSLVCVATIAAVVDNRLLIHFDNWDDTYDYWCDASSPYIHPVGYCEDAELTLTTPAEYKQPKSFSWEKYLEETGTQAAPARAFKPRPPHGFQIGMKVEAVDKRNPMLIRVATIADTEDHRLKIHFDGWSSEYDYWVETDYPDLHPVGWCQKTGHPLQYPNGSSDLVTAPGQGCPTRGCNGVGHIRGPRYGTHYTQVSCPYSETNLNKEGLLPDRLSGERPLALSGPHPRGRRPDPSTNTATPTTSAPEQAEGAEDSHSRKPLTVEAERLARNTQPEPPGGASEQCHNGTRPKRTAPVPKYLKMHYVKEEIDDGKASPDAISLQQALHESVFSPGLSASPPHRVSLCWDKHCQLLPEVLGLTAKRVATWSAEEVATFVKGLPGCKEHAATFKTEQIDGEAFLLLTQGDIVKILSIKLGPALKIYNSILMLKNADEE
- the l3mbtl1b gene encoding lethal(3)malignant brain tumor-like protein 4 isoform X1; this translates as MEMLVAEPVSPNPQVGDIIGVGMTDTPPRDGPSQGAEFDMMGALDWKDGIATLPGSDIRFRMTEFGTLEIVTDLEAKGQKAEPETLDPAQSHTPTPPPEGQSQTSKATAPAPANQSQPGSSQSKVPGPVLLSLEEGPSVEGPSVEVGPSVEVGSNADAAQNGELSRCRACDGRVPPGAFFQGKFCSSVCAQPSSGRSSPGEARESQAADGERLGKRVRKKRKMYMDSGDEEEDNQEEPEEKAKTAKGRRGAKIAKLVTGPANKKRAWSWPSYLEEEKAIAAPAKLFKEHQSLPQSRNSFKVGMKLEGLDPSHPSLFCVLSVAEIQGYRVRLHFDGYPECYDFWANADSWDMKPAGWCEKNGHKLLLPKGCKDGEFNWSMYVKNCRGQLAPKHLFKSLNTSVTPSGFRAGMKLEAIDRKNPSLVCVATIAAVVDNRLLIHFDNWDDTYDYWCDASSPYIHPVGYCEDAELTLTTPAGKTQTKTHVEYKQPKSFSWEKYLEETGTQAAPARAFKPRPPHGFQIGMKVEAVDKRNPMLIRVATIADTEDHRLKIHFDGWSSEYDYWVETDYPDLHPVGWCQKTGHPLQYPNGSSDLVTAPGQGCPTRGCNGVGHIRGPRYGTHYTQVSCPYSETNLNKEGLLPDRLSGERPLALSGPHPRGRRPDPSTNTATPTTSAPEQAEGAEDSHSRKPLTVEAERLARNTQPEPPGGASEQCHNGTRPKRTAPVPKYLKMHYVKEEIDDGKASPDAISLQQALHESVFSPGLSASPPHRVSLCWDKHCQLLPEVLGLTAKRVATWSAEEVATFVKGLPGCKEHAATFKTEQIDGEAFLLLTQGDIVKILSIKLGPALKIYNSILMLKNADEE